In Dermacentor albipictus isolate Rhodes 1998 colony chromosome 6, USDA_Dalb.pri_finalv2, whole genome shotgun sequence, the following proteins share a genomic window:
- the LOC139061083 gene encoding solute carrier family 22 member 21-like: MFAMTLGAADIEGSHLVNFAVSTAAEIPAAFVGLVMVYYCRRKPSQAATLILTGIAAAAVELTPPGWPYVGLSMSMAGRFILILSASVKWVWTMELFPTAARGFGFAACFTVGRVGGILAPFMSVLKKQASVYVAAALLATAGALGAAAATFLPETRGIELPDTFDEAEEVAKKRMKADDCQLTTGEASEERNQSIATTALMNA; this comes from the exons ATGTTCGCTATGACGCTCGGTGCCGCGGATATCGAGGGTAGCCACCTGGTCAACTTCGCCGTGTCCACGGCGGCCGAGATACCCGCTGCATTCGTCGGGCTGGTCATGGTGTACTACTGTCGCCGTAAGCCGTCTCAGGCGGCCACTCTCATATTGACGGGGATCGCAGCAGCCGCGGTGGAGTTGACGCCCCCCG GTTGGCCTTACGTAGGCCTGTCGATGTCCATGGCGGGTCGTTTCATACTCATCCTGTCGGCATCGGTCAAGTGGGTCTGGACCATGGAGTTGTTCCCGACTGCTGCACGCGGGTTCGGCTTTGCCGCGTGCTTCACCGTCGGTCGCGTTGGGGGCATCCTGGCTCCCTTCATGAGCGTTCTT AAGAAGCAGGCTTCCGTGTATGTGGCTGCTGCTCTACTAGCAACGGCAGGAGCCTTAGGAGCAGCAGCGGCCACGTTTCTGCCTGAAACTCGAGGCATCGAACTTCCGGACACATTCGATGAGGCCGAAGAAGTTGCCAAGAAGCGCATGaa GGCAGACGATTGCCAGCTGACGACGGGGGAGGCATCCGAAGAACGGAATCAATCCATTGCAACAACGGCTTTGATGAACGCGTAG